Proteins encoded by one window of Manis pentadactyla isolate mManPen7 chromosome X, mManPen7.hap1, whole genome shotgun sequence:
- the HCFC1 gene encoding host cell factor 1 isoform X6 produces the protein MASAVSPANSPAVLLQPRWKRVVGWSGPVPRPRHGHRAVAIKELIVVFGGGNEGIVDELHVYNTATNQWFIPAVRGDIPPGCAAYGFVCDGTRLLVFGGMVEYGKYSNDLYELQASRWEWKRLKAKTPKNGPPPCPRLGHSFSLVGNKCYLFGGLANDSEDPKNNIPRYLNDLYILELRPGSGVVAWDIPITYGVLPPPRESHTAVVYTEKDNKKSKLVIYGGMSGCRLGDLWTLDIETLTWNKPSLSGVAPLPRSLHSATTIGNKMYVFGGWVPLVMDDVKVATHEKEWKCTNTLACLNLDTMAWETILMDTLEDNIPRARAGHCAVAINTRLYIWSGRDGYRKAWNNQVCCKDLWYLETEKPPPPARVQLVRANTNSLEVSWGAVATADSYLLQLQKYDIPATAATATSPTPNPVPSVPANPPKSPAPAAAAPAVQPLTQVGITLLPQAAAAPPTTTTIQVLPTVPGSSISMPTAARTQGVPAVLKVTGPQATTGTPLVTMRPASQAGKAPVTVTSLPAGVRMVVPTQSAQGTVIGSNPQMSGMAALAAAAAATQKIPPSSAPTVLSVPAGTTIVKTVAVTPGTTTLPATVKVASSPVMVSNPATRMLKTAAAQVGTSVSSAANTSTRPIITVHKSGTVTVAQQAQVVTTVVGGVTKTITLVKSPISVPGGSALISNLGKVMSVVQTKPVQTSAVTGQASTGPVTQIIQTKGPLPAGTILKLVTSADGKPTTIITTTQASGAGTKPTILGISSVSPSTTKPGTTTIIKTIPMSAIITQAGATGVTSTPGIKSPITIITTKVMTSGTGAPAKIITAVPKIATGHGQQGVTQVVLKGAPGQPGTILRTVPMGGVRLVTPVTVSAVKPAVTTLVVKGTTGVTTLGTVTGTVSTSLAGAGGHSTSASLATPITTLGTIATLSSQVINPTAITVSAAQTTLTAAGGLTTPTITMQPVSQPTQVTLITAPSGVEAQPVHDLPVSILASPTTEQPTATVTIADSGQGDVQPGTVTLVCSNPPCETHETGTTNTATTTVVANLGGHPQPTQVQFVCDRQEAAAARVTSTVGQQNGSVVRVCSNPPCETHETGTTSTATTATSNMAGQHGCSNPPCETHETGTTSTATTAMSSLSTGQQRDAWHTCVASTTPTVVRVSVAAGAPERALGSVRPLCQTRQSSVSSSSSMTVVATGAPCVAGPFLRPSLSLEAGGHSATFVQLAPPSGQVRSSGPSGKDSPAAGLGQLVSVGRQLEVHGTHTATIPTISCTTLGAGEPREVRGTPMPAYESLPSATVTVTALEALLCPSAIVTQVCSNPPCETHETGTTNTATTSNAGSAPQVCSNPPCETHETGTTHTPTTATSSGGAGQAEGGQQLPTGRPCETHQTTSTGTTMSVSVGALLPNTAPSHRTLESGLEVVAPPAITPQAGTSLLAVFPAQRVCSNPPCETHETGTTHTATTVTSNMSSNQDPPPAASDQGEVESTQGDSVNITSSNAITTTVSCPLTRAVTTVTQSTPVPGPSVPPPEELQASPGPRQQLPPRQLLQPASTSLMGESAEVLSTSQTSELQAAVDLSSTGDPSSGQEPASSAVVATVVVQPPPPTQSEVDQLSLPQELMAEAQAGTTTLMVTGLTPEELAVTAAAEAAAQAAATEEAQALAIQAVLQAAQQAVMGTGEPMDTSEAAAAVTQAELGHLSAEGQEGQATTIPIVLTQQELAALVQQQQQLQEAQVQQQHHHLPTEALAPADSLNDPTIESNCLNELAGAVPSTVALLPSTATESLAPSNTFVAPQPVVVASPAKLQAAATLTEVANGIESLGVKPDLPPPPSKVPVKKENQWFDVGVIKGTNVMVTHYFLPPDDAVPSDDDSGTVPDYNQLKKQELQPGTAYKFRVAGINACGRGPFSEISAFKTCLPGFPGAPCAIKISKSPDGAHLTWEPPSVTSGRIIEYSVYLAIQSSQAGGEPKSSTPAQLAFMRVYCGPSPSCLVQSSSLSNAHIDYTTKPAIIFRIAARNEKGYGPATQVRWLQETSKDSSGAKPATKRPMSSLEMKSAPKKSKADGQ, from the exons CCGTGTCGCCCGCCAACTCGCCAGCTGTGCTTTTGCAGCCCCGCTGGAAGCGAGTGGTGGGCTGGTCGGGTCCAGTGCCCCGGCCCCGCCACGGCCACCGCGCCGTGGCCATCAAGGAGCTCATCGTGGTGTTCGGCGGCGGCAACGAGGGGATAGTGGACGAACTGCACGTGTACAACACGG CAACCAACCAGTGGTTCATCCCAGCCGTGAGAGGGGATATTCCCCCTGGGTGTGCAGCCTATGGCTTTGTATGTGATGGGACTCGCTTACTGGTGTTCGGTGGAATGGTGGAGTACGGGAAATACAGCAACGACCTCTATGAGCTTCAG GCAAGCCGGTGGGAGTGGAAAAGACTCAAAGCAAAGACGCCCAAAAATGGGCCCCCTCCATGTCCTCGGCTTGGGCACAGCTTCTCCCTTGTGGGCAACAAATGCTACCTGTTTGGGGGTCTGGCCAACGACAGTGAGGACCCTAAGAACAACATTCCAAG GTACCTGAATGACTTATACATCCTGGAACTGCGGCCAGGCTCTGGAGTGGTAGCCTGGGACATCCCTATCACTTACGGCGTCCTGCCCCCGCCCCGGGAGTCACATACTGCTGTGGTCTACACTGAGAAAGACAACAAGAAATCTAAGCTGGTGATCTACGGAGGGATGAGTGGCTGCAGGCTGGGGGACCTCTGGACTCTGGATATCG AGACTCTGACATGGAATAAACCAAGTCTCAGTGGGGTGGCACCTCTTCCTCGAAGTCTCCACTCAGCCACAACCATAGGAAACAA AATGTACGTGTTTGGTGGCTGGGTGCCTCTCGTCATGGATGACGTCAAAGTGGCCACACACGAGAAGGAGTGGAAGTGTACCAACACACTGGCTTGTCTCAACCTGG ATACCATGGCCTGGGAGACCATCCTGATGGACACGCTGGAGGACAATATCCCCCGAGCCCGAGCCGGCCACTGTGCCGTAGCAATCAACACCCGCCTGTACATTTGGAGTGGGCGTGACGGCTACCGAAAGGCCTGGAACAACCAGGTCTGCTGCAAGGACCTCTGGTACCTGGAAACAG AAAAGCCACCCCCCCCAGCCCGGGTACAGCTGGTGCGAGCCAACACCAACTCCCTGGAGGTGAGCTGGGGAGCAGTGGCAACAGCCGACAGTTACCTTCTGCAGCTCCAGAAATATGACATTCCTGCCACGGCTGCTACTGCCACCTCCCCCACGCCCAATCCAGTCCCATCTGTGCCTGCCAACCCTCCCAAGAGCCCTGCCCCGGCAGCAGCCGCACCTGCTGTGCAGCCGCTGACCCAAGTAGGCATCACGCTCCTGCCCCAGGCTGCCGCCGCACCCCCGACTACCACCACCATCCAGGTCTTGCCGACGGTGCCTGGCAGCTCGATTTCCATGCCCACCGCAGCCAGGACTCAAG GTGTCCCTGCTGTTCTCAAAGTCACTGGTCCTCAGGCTACAACAGGAACCCCATTGGTCACCATGCGACCTGCCAGCCAGGCTGGGAAAGCCCCTGTCACTGTGACCTCCCTTCCGGCAGGCGTGCGAATGGTCGTACCAACACAGAGTGCCCAAGGGACG GTGATTGGCAGCAACCCACAGATGAGTGGGATGGCTGCATTGGCAGCTGCAGCCGCTGCCACCCAGAAGATCCCTCCTTCCTCGGCGCCCACAGTGCTGAGTGTCCCAGCAGGTACCACCATCGTCAAAACTGTGGCCGTGACGCCTGGCACTACCACCCTCCCGGCTACTGTGAAGGTGGCCTCCTCACCAGTTATG GTGAGCAACCCAGCCACTCGCATGCTGAAGACTGCAGCTGCCCAGGTGGGGACTTCTGTCTCCTCCGCTGCCAACACATCTACCCGCCCCATTATCACTGTGCACAAGTCAGGGACTGTGACGGTTGCCCAGCAAGCCCAGGTGGTGACCACCGTGGTGGGTGGGGTCACCAAGACTATTACCCTGGTGAAGAGCCCCATTTCTGTCCCAGGAGGCAGTGCTCTG ATTTCCAATCTGGGCAAAGTGATGTCAGTGGTCCAGACCAAACCAGTTCAGACGTCAGCAGTCACAGGCCAGGCATCTACAGGCCCAGTGACTCAGATCATCCAG ACCAAAGGGCCCTTGCCAGCTGGGACTATCCTGAAGCTGGTGACCTCAGCAGATGGCAAGCCCACTACCATCATCACTACCACGCAGGCCAGTGGGGCTGGGACTAAGCCCACCATCCTGGGCATCAGCAGTGTGTCCCCCAGCACCACCAAGCCTGGCACAACCACCATCATCAAGACCATCCCCATGTCAGCCATCATCACACAGGCGGGCGCCACGG GTGTGACCAGCACTCCTGGTATCAAGTCCCCCATCACCATTATCACCACCAAGGTCATGACATCAGGAACTGGAGCACCTGCCAAAATCATCACTGCTGTTCCCAAGATTGCCACTGGCCATGGGCAACAGGGAGTGACCCAG GTGGTGCTAAAGGGGGCCCCTGGACAGCCAGGCACCATCCTCCGCACTGTGCCCATGGGGGGCGTCCGCCTAGTCACCCCTGTCACTGTCTCCGCTGTGAAGCCTGCTGTCACTACACTGGTTGTGAAGGGCACCACAG GCGTCACAACCCTTGGCACTGTGACGGGCACCGTTTCTACCAGCCTTGCTGGAGCTGGGGGCCACAGTACCAGTGCCTCCCTGGCCACGCCCATCACCACCTTGGGCACCATTGCCACCCTCTCAAGCCAGGTGATCAACCCCACTGCCATCACTGTGTCAGCTGCACAGACCACGCTGACAGCAGCTGGTGGGCTCACAACCCCCACCATCACCATGCAG CCTGTTTCTCAGCCTACCCAGGTGACTCTGATCACAGCACCCAGTGGGGTCGAGGCCCAGCCTGTACATGACCTCCCCGTGTCCATTCTGGCCTCGCCAACTACAGAACAGCCCACAGCCACAGTTACCATTGCTGACTCGGGCCAGGGTGATGTGCAGCCTGGCACTGTGACGCTGGTGTGCTCCAACCCGCCCTGCGAGACCCATGAGACAGGCACCACCAACACCGCCACCACCACAGTCGTAGCTAACCTCGGGGGGCACCCCCAGCCCACCCAAGTGCAGTTCGTCTGTGACAGACAGGAGGCAGCTGCTGCTCGTGTGACCTCGACGGTGGGGCAGCAGAACGGCAGCGTGGTTCGCGTCTGCTCCAACCCACCATGTGAGACCCACGAGACGGGCACCACCAGCACGGCCACCACTGCCACCTCCAACATGGCTGGGCAGCACGGCTGCTCCAACCCGCCCTGCGAGACCCATGAGACGGGCACCACCAGCACAGCCACCACCGCCATGTCAAGCCTCAGCACTGGCCAGCAGCGAGACGCCTGGCACACCTGTGTGGCCAGTACCACCCCCACTGTGGTCCGCGTCAGCGTGGCTGCTGGGGCGCCGGAGAGAGCCCTGGGTTCTGTCAGGCCGTTGTGCCAAACCCGCCAGAGCAGtgtgagcagcagcagcagcatgacTGTGGTGGCCACTGGGGCCCCATGTGTGGCTGGCCCGTTCCTCAGGCCAAGCCTGTCCCTGGAGGCTGGTGGCCATAGCGCCACATTTGTGCAGTTGGCCCCTCCAAGTGGCCAAGTCAGGTCCAGCGGCCCCAGTGGCAAGGACAGCCCTGCAGCAGGCCTGGGTCAGCTGGTGTCTGTGGGGCGTCAGCTGGAGGTACATGGCACCCATACAGCCACCATCCCCACCATATCCTGCACCACCCTGGGTGCAGGGGAGCCCCGTGAGGTGCGGGGGACCCCCATGCCTGCATATGAGAGCTTGCCTAGTGCCACTGTAACTGTGACAGCCCTGGAGGCACTGCTGTGCCCCTCAGCCATCGTGACCCAAGTCTGCTCCAACCCGCCCTGCGAAACCCACGAGACGGGCACTACCAACACCGCCACTACCTCGAATGCAGGCAGTGCCCCGCAGGTCTGCTCTAACCCGCCTTGCGAGACCCACGAGACGGGCACCACCCATACACCCACCACTGCCACCTCCAGCGGGGGTGCGGGCCAGGCTGAGGGTGGGCAGCAGCTGCCCACCGGCCGTCCCTGTGAGACGCACCAGACCACGTCCACTGGTACCACCATGTCAGTCAGTGTGGGTGCCCTGCTCCCCAACACCGCCCCCTCCCACAGGACCCTGGAGTCTGGCCTGGAGGTGGTAGCACCGCCCGCCATCACTCCCCAGGCTGGGACTTCCTTGCTGGCTGTTTTCCCAGCACAGAGGGTGTGCTCCAACCCCCCCTGTGAGACGCATGAGACAGGCACCACGCACACAGCCACCACTGTCACCTCCAACATGAGCTCAAACCAAG ATCCCCCCCCAGCTGCCAGTgaccagggagaggtggagagcaCCCAGGGCGACAGCGTGAACATCACCAGCTCTAATGCCATCACCACAACCGTATCCTGCCCACTGACACGGGCCGTAACCACCGTGACACAGTCCACACCTGTCCCGGGCCCCTCTGTGCCG CCCCCAGAGGAACTCCAGGCCTCACCAGGGCCTCGCCAGCAGCTGCCGCCACGGCAACTCCTGCAGCCTGCCTCCACATCCCTGATGGGGGAGTCTGCCGAGGTCCTGTCTACTTCCCAGACCTCTGAGCTCCAGGCCGCTGTGGATCTGAGCAGTACAGGGGACCCATCTTCAGGCCAGGAGCCTGCCAGCTCAGCTGTGGTGGCCACTGTGGTAGTCCAGCCACCCCCACCCACGCAGTCTGAAGTAGACCAGTTGTCACTTCCCCAAGAGCTGATGGCTGAGGCCCAGGCGGGTACCACCACTCTCATGGTAACAGGGCTCACCCCTGAGGAGCTAGCAGTGACTGCTGCCGCCGAAGCAGCTGCCCAGGCTGCAGCCACAGAGGAAGCCCAGGCCCTGGCCATTCAGGCAGTGCTCCAGGCCGCGCAGCAGGCTGTCATGG GCACTGGGGAGCCCATGGATACGTCTGAGGCAGCGGCAGCCGTGACCCAGGCAGAGCTGGGCCACCTGTCAGCTGAGGGCCAGGAGGGCCAGGCCACCACCATCCCCATCGTGCTGACACAACAGGAGCTGGCTGCTCTGGTGCAGCAACAGCAGCAGCTCCAGGAGGCACAGGTCCAGCAACAGCACCATCACCTCCCCACTGAGGCGCTGGCCCCTGCTGACAGCCTCAACGACCCAACCATTGAGAGCAACTGCCTCAATGAGCTGGCTGGGGCCGTCCCCAGCACTGTGGCCCTGTTGCCCTCCACAGCCACCGAGA GCCTGGCTCCATCCAACACATTTGTGGCCCCCCAGCCAGTCGTGGTAGCCAGCCCTGCAAAGCTGCAGGCCGCAGCTACTCTGACTGAAGTGGCCAACGGCATTGAGTCCCTGGGTGTG AAGCCAGACCTACCACCCCCGCCAAGCAAAGTCCCCGTGAAGAAGGAAAACCAGTGGTTTGATGTGGGGGTCATTAAGGGTACCAATGTAATGGTGACACACTATTTCCTGCCACCAGATGATGCTGTCCCATCTGAT GATGATTCAGGCACTGTCCCCGACTATAACCAGCTGAAGAAGCAGGAGCTGCAGCCAGGCACAGCGTATAAGTTCCGTGTTGCCGGGATCAATGCCTGTGGCCGGGGGCCTTTCAGCGAGATCTCAGCCTTTAAGACATGTCTGCCTGGTTTCCCAGGGGCCCCCTGTGCCATTAAAATCAGCAAA AGTCCGGATGGTGCTCACCTCACCTGGGAGCCGCCTTCAGTGACCTCCGGCAGGATCATTGAGTACTCAGTGTACCTGGCCATCCAGAGCTCCCAGGCTGGAGGGGAGCCCAAGAGCTCCACCCCGGCGCAGCTGGCCTTCATGCGGGTGTACTGCgggcccagcccctcctgcctcGTGCAGTCCTCCAGCCTCTCCAATGCCCACATTGACTACACCACCAAGCCCGCCATCATCTTCCGCATCGCTGCCCGCAACGAGAAGGGCTACGGCCCAGCCACCCAAGTCAGGTGGTTACAAG AAACCAGTAAGGACAGCTCTGGCGCCAAGCCAGCCACCAAGCGGCCCATGTCCTCCCTGGAGAT GAAATCTGCTCCAAAGAAATCTAAGGCAGACGGTCAGTGA